One genomic segment of Misgurnus anguillicaudatus chromosome 25, ASM2758022v2, whole genome shotgun sequence includes these proteins:
- the rmc1 gene encoding regulator of MON1-CCZ1 complex, with protein MNMSDEYYLELSENPVQFENASSVNNVFFDEANKQVFAVRSGGATGVVVKGPDDSNSVAFRMDDKGEVKCIKFSLGNKILAVQRTSKSVDFKNFIPDYPHLEFSHECKTKNASILGFCWTNWNEIVFVTDQGIEFYQVLPDKRTLKLLKSQNINVNWYMYCPETAVLLLSTTVQGNVIQPFAFKTATMSKMSKFEIELPAVPKPAKLSLSERDIAVATIYDELYVMYLKHHSRSTNSPGAEVVLYHLPREGICKKTHVLKLNTTGKFALNVVDNLVVVHHQSTQTSLIFDIKLRESDGPINAHQPVLPARSIHPYKIPLTGPAAAPSQVPVPCELYSSSWSVFQPDIIISASEGYLWYLQVKLQPTLNLLQDKGKLMDFLLRRRDCKMVILSVCSQMLVGGGDKGNLSVVATVFDKLNQVYKEYLDAEQAYTTAMESGPSRSSTSYKRPVRTQAVIDQSDMYTHVLSDFTERKGVNHKFIIAVLMEYIRSLNQFQIPVQHYLYELVIKTLVHHNLFYMLHQFLQYHVLSDSKPLACLLLSLESTYPPAHQLSLDMLKRLSTANDEIVEVLLSKQQVLGALRFIRSVGGHDNVSARKFLDAARQTNDAMLFYTIFRFFEQRNMRLRGNPGFNQGEHCEEHVAYFKQVFGESALMKPAAV; from the exons atgaatatgagCGACGAATATTATCTGGAGCTCAGCGAAAATCCCGTGCAGTTTGAAAACGCGTCGAGCGTCAACAATGTGTTTTTCGACGAGGCTAATAAACAG GTGTTTGCCGTGCGGTCCGGTGGAGCCACAGGTGTTGTGGTTAAAGGACCTGATGACAGCAACTCGGTGGCTTTCAG AATGGATGACAAAGGTGAGGTGAAGTGTATCAAATTCTCATTGGGGAACAAGATCTTAGCTGTGCAGCGCACTTCAAAATCGGTT GATTTCAAAAATTTCATTCCTGATTATCCACACTTGGAATTCTCTCATGAATGCAAG ACGAAGAATGCCAGTATTCTCGGGTTTTGTTGGACCAACTGGAATGAGATTGTGTTCGTCACAGACCAGGGTATTGAATTTTATCAG GTACTACCTGATAAGCGGACTCTAAAACTTTTAAAGAGCCAGAACATCAATGTAAACTGGTACATGTATTGTCCAGAAACGGCTGTGCTTCTCCTCTCCACCACTGTTCAGGGAAACGTAATACAGCCTTTTGCTTTTAAG ACTGCAACTATGTCAAAGATGTCCAAGTTTGAGATCGAGCTCCCAGCGGTACCCAAACCAGCCAAACTCAGCCTCTCTGAACGAGACATCGCAGTGGCCACAAT TTACGATGAGCTGTATGTGATGTATCTGAAACATCACTCCAGAAGCACTAACAGTCCAGGAGCAGAAGTAGTCCTCTATCATTTACCACG AGAGGGCATCTGCAAGAAGACTCACGTGCTTAAACTGAACACTACAGGAAAGTTTGCCCTGAACGTGGTGGATAATCTAGTTGTTGTGCACCACCAGAGCACTCAG ACTTCCCTCATCTTTGACATTAAACTGAGAGAGTCAGATGGTCCTATCAACGCTCATCAGCCTGTGCTTCCTGCTCGATCCATCCACCCGTATAAGATCCCCCTAACAG GACCCGCGGCTGCTCCGAGTCAAGTCCCTGTGCCCTGTGAACTGT ACTCATCATCTTGGAGCGTCTTTCAACCGGACATAATAATCAGCGCCAGTGAAG GATATCTGTGGTACCTTCAGGTGAAACTTCAGCCCACGTTGAACCTCCTGCAGGATAAAGGCAAACTTATGGACTTCCTGTTACGGAGACGAGACTGTAAAATGGTTATTCTGTCCGTGTGCTCACAAA TGTTGGTAGGTGGAGGTGATAAAGGAAACTTGTCTGTGGTGGCCACCGTGTTTGATAAACTCAATCAAGTATACAAAGAGTACCTGGATGCAGAGCAAGCATATACAACC GCAATGGAATCCGGGCCCAGTCGCTCCAGCACTTCCTATAAAAGACCCGTTCGGACTCAGGCGGTCATAGACCAGTCAGACATGTACACACACGTACTGTCTGACTTTACGGAGAGAAAG GGTGTGAATCATAAGTTTATCATCGCAGTTCTCATGGAGTACATTCGATCCCTAAACCAGTTTCAAATCCCCGTCCAG CACTATTTGTATGAGCTGGTCATCAAAACATTAGTCCATCACAATCTTTTCTACATGCTTCACCAGTTTCTTCAGTATCACGTCCTGAGCGACTCCAAACCATTG GCCTGTCTTCTTCTGTCTTTAGAGAGCACATATccaccagctcaccagctttcTCTGGATATGCTTAAG AGACTCTCCACAGCCAACGATGAGATCGTGGAGGTTCTCCTGTCCAAGCAGCAAGTTTTAGGAGCTCTGCGGTTCATTCGTAGCGTCGGAGGCCACGACAACGTATCCGCGCGGAAATTTCTAGACGCCGCACGGCAAACGAACGACGCAATGTTGTTTTATACAATTTTCCGCTTCTTTGAGCAGAGAAATATGAGGTTACGTGGGAATCCCGGCTTTAACCAAG GAGAACACTGTGAGGAACACGTGGCTTACTTCAAACAAGTCTTTGGAGAGAGCGCTTTGATGAAACCAGccgctgtgtaa
- the LOC129426316 gene encoding uncharacterized protein isoform X2: MARVVVMLFFSTVIWNCPTTSALQNVTSVTLQSTVSSTVYFTSMSPSFVIPITGLRCEYSWTKRTLVLIWDNPNAMLSEYEVQVNGYSPKIINETMYQIYPLSAEQYDINVTSITGGRRSKPVSIKCETKFKVIVGSVVAVVIVLFILFMLVGHKICIRIRPSKRSSGELVGQTRPTNQKKDRIYINTCAVNIQENQNPQSDVIDISTLGNQPYQALDVTMRENAPYEICHSSQKVNRASDTSEIYENNQ, translated from the exons ATGGCAAGAGTTGTGGTGATGTTGTTCTTCAGTACAGTTATATGG AATTGTCCAACCACATCAG CTTTACAAAATGTTACCAGTGTGACTTTACAAAGTACTGTTTCTTCAACTGTTTATTTTACATCGATGT CTCCATCTTTCGTCATTCCCATTACCGGTCTACGCTGCGAGTATTCATGGACAAAAAGGACACTGGTTTTAATTTGGGATAATCCCAATGCTATGCTGTCTGAATATGAGGTGCAGGTGAATGGATACAGCCCCAAAATCATCAATGAAACCATGTATCAGATTTATCCTCTATCAGCTGAGCAGTATGACATCAATGTTACATCAATTACTGGAGGCAGGAGAAGCAAACCCGTGTCAATCAAGTGTGAAACCAAATTTAAAG TCATTGTAGGATCTGTAGTGGCTGTTGTCATCGTCCTATTCATACTATTTATGCTTGTTGGCCATAAAATCTGCATCAGAATCAGACCTAGCAAGAG GTCCTCAGGGGAACTGGTAGGCCAAACTAGGCCTACTAACCAGAAAAAGGACCGGATTTATATAAACACTTGTGCTGTAAACATACAAGAAAATCAAAATCCACAATCAGATGTTATAGACATATCAACTTTGGGAAATCAACCATATCAAGCTCTAGATGTGACAATGCGTGAAAATGCACCGTATGAGATCTGCCACTCATCTCAGAAAGTCAACAGAGCGTCAGATACCTCTGAAATTTACGAGAATAAccaatga
- the LOC129426316 gene encoding uncharacterized protein isoform X1 — MARVVVMLFFSTVIWNCPTTSALQNVTSVTLQSTVSSTVYFTSMSPSFVIPITGLRCEYSWTKRTLVLIWDNPNAMLSEYEVQVNGYSPKIINETMYQIYPLSAEQYDINVTSITGGRRSKPVSIKCETKFKVIVGSVVAVVIVLFILFMLVGHKICIRIRPSKSRSSGELVGQTRPTNQKKDRIYINTCAVNIQENQNPQSDVIDISTLGNQPYQALDVTMRENAPYEICHSSQKVNRASDTSEIYENNQ; from the exons ATGGCAAGAGTTGTGGTGATGTTGTTCTTCAGTACAGTTATATGG AATTGTCCAACCACATCAG CTTTACAAAATGTTACCAGTGTGACTTTACAAAGTACTGTTTCTTCAACTGTTTATTTTACATCGATGT CTCCATCTTTCGTCATTCCCATTACCGGTCTACGCTGCGAGTATTCATGGACAAAAAGGACACTGGTTTTAATTTGGGATAATCCCAATGCTATGCTGTCTGAATATGAGGTGCAGGTGAATGGATACAGCCCCAAAATCATCAATGAAACCATGTATCAGATTTATCCTCTATCAGCTGAGCAGTATGACATCAATGTTACATCAATTACTGGAGGCAGGAGAAGCAAACCCGTGTCAATCAAGTGTGAAACCAAATTTAAAG TCATTGTAGGATCTGTAGTGGCTGTTGTCATCGTCCTATTCATACTATTTATGCTTGTTGGCCATAAAATCTGCATCAGAATCAGACCTAGCAAGAG CAGGTCCTCAGGGGAACTGGTAGGCCAAACTAGGCCTACTAACCAGAAAAAGGACCGGATTTATATAAACACTTGTGCTGTAAACATACAAGAAAATCAAAATCCACAATCAGATGTTATAGACATATCAACTTTGGGAAATCAACCATATCAAGCTCTAGATGTGACAATGCGTGAAAATGCACCGTATGAGATCTGCCACTCATCTCAGAAAGTCAACAGAGCGTCAGATACCTCTGAAATTTACGAGAATAAccaatga